Proteins co-encoded in one Paracrocinitomix mangrovi genomic window:
- a CDS encoding MarR family winged helix-turn-helix transcriptional regulator: MEYTDVLISIRKIARAINLDSKRIQKQSGLSIPQLLSLTFVSHCPDYQCAQIELRKYLQLNSSTVTGIVSRLIEKGYLAKIPSKGDKRSTWITLTAAGFKQLENTPELFQDRLNEKLKELPDSDIKLIQTGLDKLIGLLGKEELSGSLS, from the coding sequence ATGGAATACACCGACGTTCTAATTTCTATCAGAAAAATTGCACGCGCTATCAACCTTGACTCTAAGAGAATTCAAAAGCAAAGTGGCTTAAGTATTCCGCAATTATTATCCCTAACTTTCGTCAGTCATTGCCCGGATTATCAATGTGCACAAATTGAATTAAGAAAATATCTTCAATTAAATTCAAGTACAGTTACTGGTATTGTTTCTAGGCTAATAGAAAAAGGCTATTTAGCCAAAATTCCATCTAAAGGAGATAAAAGATCCACCTGGATTACGTTAACTGCGGCAGGATTCAAACAGTTGGAAAACACTCCTGAATTATTCCAGGATCGATTAAATGAAAAATTAAAAGAACTGCCTGACAGTGATATTAAACTAATTCAGACAGGACTTGACAAATTAATTGGCCTCTTGGGAAAGGAAGAGTTAAGCGGATCATTATCTTAA
- a CDS encoding RNA recognition motif domain-containing protein gives MIIQLNKISPRANKKDIRNLFSTYGVVSGVIKSPNSAFIRMPDDDRAAIAIQNLDGMKWKGWNIRVKPLSSKTETPVCRTSIGVLRMF, from the coding sequence ATGATAATTCAACTAAACAAAATATCGCCAAGAGCTAATAAAAAGGACATTCGAAATCTTTTTAGCACATATGGTGTGGTTTCAGGAGTTATCAAATCACCAAATTCAGCATTTATTAGAATGCCTGATGATGACAGAGCAGCCATAGCTATTCAAAATTTGGATGGCATGAAATGGAAAGGCTGGAATATTAGGGTTAAACCTTTAAGTTCCAAAACAGAAACTCCAGTTTGCCGCACCAGTATAGGTGTGCTCCGCATGTTCTAA
- a CDS encoding mechanosensitive ion channel family protein, with amino-acid sequence MQLDLRTWIILGSIFLGAIITTRTLRWLISRSYKAASAKIKVDPTRYKFTKNALSMIIWMIALGAMASYIPELKALAVTLFAGAGILVAVAGFAAQQAFSNVVGGIFIVMFRPFRVGDLIKVGTRDYGIVEDITLRHTVILNFENKRIIIPNSVISEETIINDSIEDDNVVKFVEVGISYDSDLKKAVSILQEVAMAHPDCLDNRTAKEKKQGVPQVVVRVYEFDDFSINLRAFVWCKDPLQVWKMHSDINIKLKERFDEEGIEIPFPYRTIVFKDGEKKKFNKQTTKT; translated from the coding sequence ATGCAATTAGATTTAAGAACCTGGATCATTTTAGGCTCTATTTTTTTGGGGGCCATTATCACAACCCGAACGCTTCGTTGGTTAATTTCTAGATCGTATAAAGCTGCTTCTGCTAAAATTAAGGTAGATCCAACCCGATATAAGTTTACCAAAAATGCACTTTCAATGATCATTTGGATGATTGCATTGGGAGCAATGGCATCTTATATTCCTGAATTAAAAGCTTTGGCAGTAACTTTATTTGCGGGTGCTGGTATTTTAGTGGCTGTTGCTGGTTTTGCTGCTCAACAGGCGTTTTCTAATGTCGTTGGTGGAATTTTTATTGTAATGTTTAGACCTTTTCGTGTAGGTGATTTGATTAAAGTAGGAACCAGAGATTACGGAATTGTAGAAGACATTACTTTAAGACATACAGTGATTTTAAATTTTGAAAACAAACGAATCATAATCCCTAATTCTGTCATTAGCGAAGAAACAATTATCAATGACAGTATTGAAGATGATAATGTTGTCAAATTTGTTGAAGTGGGAATTAGTTACGACAGTGATCTAAAAAAAGCTGTTAGTATCCTTCAAGAAGTAGCTATGGCACATCCAGATTGCCTGGATAATCGTACTGCAAAAGAGAAAAAACAAGGTGTTCCGCAGGTGGTCGTAAGGGTTTACGAGTTTGATGATTTTAGTATAAATCTACGTGCATTCGTCTGGTGTAAGGATCCTTTGCAGGTATGGAAAATGCATTCTGACATCAATATCAAATTAAAAGAAAGATTTGACGAAGAAGGAATTGAAATACCATTCCCATACAGAACTATAGTTTTTAAAGATGGCGAGAAAAAGAAATTCAATAAACAAACAACAAAGACATAA
- the corA gene encoding magnesium/cobalt transporter CorA, with protein MARKRNSINKQQRHNLGQVPGALQKAVDDEGLGNVVLEVFKYNKEHQEEVYLESINELKAIEEDGLINWVNVIGVHDPEVLRKIGDIFNIDDLVLEDIMNKEHRPKIEEYHGYTFMIMKMLSVENNDVDSEQVSMILMNNLVISFQEKTGDVFEPIRERLRKGVGRVRSESAEYLSFVLIDIIIDNYFFVMEHLGDQLDSLEQQILDEPDETVIQQLQLFKQQLILVRKSVFPLREMLGSIVRSESEQVNKKYIKYYRDAYDHSIEVIDSIETFIDLSNSVRDLYMSTMSNKMNEIMKVLTIMASIFIPLTFIAGIYGMNFTNMPEIYDINYGYPLVWAIMIGVTIWMIIFFKRKGWL; from the coding sequence ATGGCGAGAAAAAGAAATTCAATAAACAAACAACAAAGACATAATTTAGGTCAGGTTCCCGGAGCTTTGCAAAAGGCTGTGGATGATGAAGGCTTAGGAAATGTTGTTTTGGAAGTGTTTAAATACAACAAGGAACACCAAGAGGAGGTGTATCTTGAAAGTATTAATGAATTGAAGGCGATAGAGGAAGATGGCTTAATCAATTGGGTGAATGTTATTGGTGTTCATGACCCTGAAGTTCTGAGAAAGATTGGAGATATTTTCAATATAGATGATTTAGTGCTGGAAGACATCATGAATAAAGAGCACCGTCCAAAAATTGAAGAATATCATGGTTATACATTCATGATTATGAAAATGCTCTCTGTTGAAAACAATGATGTGGATAGCGAGCAAGTCAGCATGATTTTAATGAATAATCTGGTAATATCCTTTCAAGAAAAAACAGGAGATGTTTTTGAACCCATTAGAGAAAGGTTGAGAAAAGGTGTAGGTAGGGTAAGAAGTGAAAGTGCTGAGTATTTGTCATTTGTTTTGATTGATATCATCATTGATAATTACTTTTTTGTAATGGAGCACTTAGGTGATCAATTGGATAGTTTAGAACAGCAAATTTTGGATGAACCTGATGAAACCGTGATCCAACAATTGCAATTGTTTAAGCAACAGTTAATTTTAGTAAGAAAATCAGTGTTCCCTCTTAGAGAGATGTTGGGAAGTATCGTCAGATCTGAAAGTGAGCAGGTTAATAAAAAGTATATTAAGTACTACAGAGACGCTTACGATCATTCAATTGAGGTAATTGATTCCATAGAGACGTTTATTGATTTATCTAACTCAGTGAGAGATTTGTATATGTCAACAATGTCCAATAAAATGAATGAAATCATGAAGGTATTGACCATAATGGCCAGTATTTTTATTCCGCTCACTTTTATTGCCGGTATTTACGGAATGAATTTTACTAATATGCCGGAGATTTATGACATCAATTATGGATATCCGTTGGTATGGGCTATAATGATTGGCGTAACTATTTGGATGATAATATTCTTTAAAAGAAAGGGATGGTTATAA
- a CDS encoding Dps family protein — MTTTHILNNEKQYKKLGFTNLEATEIILNLNELLANYQVHFHKLQNFHWNVKGRDFFELHEQFETMYNKAFKNVDLVAERIRVFGKTPVSSMNEYLGLADLKEAKTDLSGEYMVREILQDYETLLSCMIETIEQANKNGDAGTTDMINGFIKEMEKDHWQLSAWLSSKENE; from the coding sequence ATGACTACAACACACATTTTGAACAACGAAAAACAATACAAAAAATTAGGATTTACCAATCTTGAAGCAACAGAGATTATTCTAAATCTCAACGAATTACTAGCCAATTATCAGGTTCATTTTCACAAACTTCAAAACTTTCATTGGAACGTAAAAGGCCGTGACTTTTTTGAATTACATGAGCAATTTGAAACCATGTATAACAAAGCATTTAAAAACGTGGATTTAGTTGCCGAAAGAATTAGAGTTTTTGGTAAAACACCTGTTAGTTCCATGAATGAATATTTAGGATTAGCCGACTTAAAGGAAGCTAAAACCGATTTGAGCGGAGAATACATGGTGCGTGAAATCCTTCAAGATTACGAAACACTATTGTCTTGCATGATTGAAACCATTGAACAAGCCAACAAAAATGGTGATGCCGGAACAACAGATATGATCAACGGATTCATTAAAGAAATGGAAAAAGATCACTGGCAATTATCAGCCTGGTTATCGAGCAAAGAAAATGAATAA
- a CDS encoding PP2C family protein-serine/threonine phosphatase yields the protein MIKKLWRKISFLGIREDQEFDQREVVLLNKLVFISSLAIALVIPVEVILNGWELVPYEALVVIVGVITLTLNHLKWYNIARFFFFSIAIGFVFIMGVLVGSGTGNGITFFAIFAAPAMLHRDIRIIILLCAIVLGVYIALPFTQEQFQPVFDISPELKRKFNVVFKVVSMTILFFEIYYFKSINNRFQELLYRKNELIEEKNKEIIDSINYAKRIQDAYLPPISVFEHYFENAFMLFMPKDIVSGDFYWFYGTENAWEDSSKDVFVVGADCTGHGVPGALMSVICTNALNDAVINKNLRNTGSIFDDVRDHVVKILKTDKNTGRKDGMDAVICRINRAEKTVEYTGANNPLWILRKDADDIEILKSDRQPVGAFDNPQPFTSHQVKLNEGDTIYFFSDGFQDQFGGEKGKKFKAANIKKLILDNRSLNMKEQHQLLKNAFLNWRGDLEQVDDVVFTGIKF from the coding sequence ATGATTAAAAAACTTTGGCGAAAAATATCGTTTCTCGGAATCCGTGAGGATCAGGAATTTGATCAAAGAGAAGTAGTGCTACTCAATAAATTAGTGTTTATTTCTTCATTGGCTATTGCTCTGGTTATTCCGGTTGAAGTAATTCTCAATGGATGGGAGCTGGTTCCTTATGAAGCTTTAGTTGTAATTGTAGGTGTTATAACATTGACATTAAATCATTTAAAGTGGTATAACATTGCCAGATTTTTCTTTTTTAGTATAGCCATTGGATTTGTGTTTATCATGGGTGTTTTAGTAGGATCAGGAACAGGAAATGGCATTACCTTTTTCGCAATTTTTGCTGCACCTGCAATGCTTCACAGAGACATTCGTATCATAATTTTACTGTGCGCAATTGTATTAGGAGTATACATTGCTTTGCCTTTTACACAAGAACAATTTCAACCGGTATTTGATATTTCACCTGAATTAAAAAGAAAATTTAATGTGGTTTTTAAAGTAGTGAGCATGACTATTCTCTTCTTTGAAATCTACTATTTCAAAAGCATTAATAACAGGTTTCAAGAATTGCTTTACCGTAAAAATGAACTCATTGAAGAAAAAAACAAGGAGATCATTGATTCGATAAATTATGCCAAAAGAATTCAAGATGCCTATTTACCGCCTATTTCGGTTTTTGAACATTACTTTGAAAATGCGTTCATGCTATTCATGCCAAAAGACATTGTTAGTGGGGACTTTTATTGGTTTTATGGTACAGAAAATGCATGGGAAGATTCTTCAAAAGATGTTTTTGTTGTAGGGGCAGATTGCACAGGGCACGGAGTTCCGGGAGCATTAATGAGCGTTATTTGCACAAATGCACTGAATGATGCTGTAATCAATAAAAATTTACGTAATACAGGTTCAATCTTTGACGACGTAAGAGACCACGTGGTTAAAATCTTAAAAACAGACAAAAATACCGGCCGCAAAGATGGAATGGATGCTGTGATTTGCCGAATTAATAGAGCTGAAAAGACAGTAGAATATACAGGTGCAAACAATCCTCTATGGATTCTGCGCAAAGATGCAGATGACATAGAGATACTAAAATCAGACAGACAACCTGTAGGTGCTTTTGATAATCCTCAGCCTTTTACATCACACCAGGTAAAACTGAATGAAGGTGATACTATTTACTTTTTCTCAGATGGTTTTCAGGATCAATTTGGTGGTGAAAAAGGCAAAAAATTCAAGGCAGCTAATATTAAAAAACTGATTCTGGATAATAGATCTTTAAATATGAAGGAACAACATCAACTACTGAAAAACGCCTTTCTGAATTGGAGAGGTGATTTAGAGCAAGTAGATGATGTTGTATTTACCGGTATTAAGTTTTAG